From a region of the Daphnia pulicaria isolate SC F1-1A chromosome 1, SC_F0-13Bv2, whole genome shotgun sequence genome:
- the LOC124332025 gene encoding structural maintenance of chromosomes protein 2-like isoform X2 gives MYIKSMVVDGFKSYGQRTEINGFDPMFNAITGLNGSGKSNILDAICFLLGITNLSHVRATNLQELVYKSGQAGVTKATVTVTFDNKDKKQSPIGYEHYDEVTVTRQVVIGGKNKYLINGSNVQNNRVQDFFRSVQLNVNNPHFLIMQGRITKVLNMKPPEILAMIEEAAGTRMYEAKKQQALKTIEKKEEKIKEINDILSEEVTPTLNKLREERTQYLQFQKSERELEHLNRQYVAYRFLSLEKANAQVKEEYNEILKEKTNHCATEEKLKNEIEALEKEIHTLQHQRDQVGGKELTQLEEKLRVQEKAESKAQSAVKVLKENIKAEEKRKKELKKSLDDDTAALEGKEVEESKLGETFEKLRQTEQQDSEALTAAQKRFQEISSGLLASDNGAAATLPEELMATQKNVAQAESQLKHSEMTTQHLKKELKVKTNEMKKSEVDYKKDAQNSKHLENEVKRLEAELGQVHYDEEKVTNLEQLQRSLKPEMHSLREKIESFEARFPQMAFRYTPPERQFDASTVKGVVCSLFEVPDMSYATALDITAGGRLYNIVVDSENTAKKLLERGKLQSRVTFIPLNKIEGRTIDERTTATAKRIVGKENCHTAISLIEFENHLTPAMKYIFGSSFVCKGLDEARQVTFHDQIMRKTVTLEGDVVDPGGTLTGGSRASGQSAILRVNEIKQYRNEFEAKDRQLKEAEQELRVMEQASAQYRTLKQRYDVKKHEFELLQQRLQQTLHHRQTQEVENMKSELESAEQKALECTDIIREGKSRIKELEDQLKNAGKIRETQLKAAQAELDRCKKAAAASQSKWKEHANDADSLKLELEELRKSIETTDIQLKETEITLANLHEEMKVLNEALAVEQANVQEVRKQIDEFKARISAQNQEISKRIAGKEQREAQVSEGELHLKKLEHRLSKAKDDAKDSEKRVDAILEKHAWINEDRHHFGVAGSNYDFNVINGAELGQRVHKLEESMKKLGRHVNVRSMTMLTQAEAQYNDLMRKKRIVEEDKAKIENAILKLDEKKKETLQVAWEQVTKDFGSIFSTLLPGTKAKLQPPDGQTVLDGLEVKVAFGGVWKESLSELSACPFCRNVVPRVSCCLHPVVCLVPCKSKSPLLVTLLQPGGERCDGD, from the exons atgtacatcAAATCTATGGTAGTTGATGGTTTCAAATCCTATGGCCAAAGAACTGAAATCAATGGATTTGATCCAATGTTTAATGCCATTACAGGGCTAAATGGTAGTGGTAAATCTAACATTCTGGATGCTATCTGTTTCCTTCTTGGCATCACAAATTTGAGCCATGTAAGAGCAACAAATTTGCAAGAATTAGTATATAAAAGTGGACAAGCAGGAGTCACGAAAGCCACTGTGACAGTCACCTTTGATaacaaagacaaaaaacaaagtccAATTGGCTATGAGCATTATGATGAAGTTACAGTGACTAGACAG GTTGTCATCGGTGGAAAAAACAAGTATCTCATAAATGGATCAAATGTTCAAAACAATCGTGTCCAAGATTTTTTCCGCTCTGTGCAGTTAAATGTCAACAATCCTCATTTCCTTATCATGCAAGGAAGAATTACTAAA GTTTTGAATATGAAACCCCCTGAAATATTGGCCATGATTGAGGAAGCTGCAGGGACCAGAATGTACGAAGCGAAAAAGCAACAGGCTTTGAAAACAAttgagaaaaaggaagaaaaaatcaaagaaatcaaTGACATCCTTTCAGAGGAAGTTACACCGACATTGAACAAACTTAGAGAAGAACGAACTCAGTACCTGCAGTTTCAAAAGTCCGAACGTGAATTAGAACACTTGAACCGCCAATATGTAGCTTATAGATTCCTCAGCCTTGAAAAAGCTAATGCCCAAGTAAAGGAGGAATACAATgagattttaaaagaaaagacaaatcaTTGTGCCACTgaagaaaaactcaaaaatgaaattgaggcactggaaaaagaaattcatacTCTTCAACATCAGAGAGACCAAGTTGGTGGCAAAGAACTTACACAGCTTGAAGAAAAATTGCGTGTTCAAGAAAAAGCCGAATCGAAAGCCCAATCAGCTGTTAAGGTGCTCAAGGAAAATATTAAAGctgaagaaaagaggaaaaaagagcTGAAGAAAAGTCTTGACGACGACACCGCTGCTTTAGaag GCAAGGAGGTAGAAGAGAGTAAACTAGGCgagacatttgaaaaattaaggcaAACTGAACAACAGGATAGTGAAGCTTTGACAGCTGCCCAAAAGCGCTTCCAAGAAATCAGTTCTGGTTTGTTGGCCAGTGACAATGGTGCTGCGGCCACTTTACCTGAAGAACTCATGGCCACGCAAAAGAATGTTGCTCAAGCCGAGTCGCAGTTGAAGCATTCGGAAATGACAACCCAACATCTAAAAAAAGAGCTGAAAGTTAAAACTAATGAGATGAAAAAGTCGGAGGTCGATTATAAAAAAGATGCACAAAACTCTAAGCACCTCGAGAATGAAGTTAAGAGACTGGAAGCCGAACTTGGGCAGGTTCACTATGATGAAGAGAAAGTAACTAATTTAGAGCAGTTGCAAAGAAGCTTGAAACCGGAAATGCATTCGCTGCGAGAGAAAATTGAATCATTCGAAGCTCGATTTCCTCAAATGGCCTTTCGGTACACCCCTCCTGAAAGGCAATTCGACGCATCTACTGTGAAAG GTGTGGTGTGCAGTTTATTTGAAGTTCCAGATATGTCCTACGCTACTGCTCTAGATATTACTGCTGGAGGTCGGCTATACAACATAGTAGTCGACAGCGAAAACACGGCAAAAAAGCTTCTTGAGAGAGGCAAGCTCCAGTCACGTGTCACATTTATCCCTCTCAACAAAATTGAAGGCAGAACCATCGATGAACGGACTACGGCAACTGCCAAAAGAATCGTTGGTAAAGAAAACTGCCATACCGCAATATCTTTGATTGAGTTTGAGAACCACTTGACGCCGGCAATGAAGTACATTTTTGGCAGCTCCTTTGTTTGTAAGGGTCTAGACGAAGCTCGACAAGTTACGTTTCACGATCAGATAATGCGTAAAACAGTAACTTTGGAGGGGGATGTCGTTGATCCTGGTGGTACTTTAACTGGTGGCAGTCGAGCTTCTGGCCAATCTGCTATTCTCAGAGTTAACGAAATCAAGCAGTACCGCAACGAATTTGAGGCAAAAGATCGTCAACTAAAGGAAGCGGAACAAGAACTTCGAGTTATGGAGCAGGCTTCAGCACAGTATCGCACTCTGAAACAGCGTTACGATGTGAAAAAGCACGAATTTGAATTGCTCCAGCAAAGGCTCCAGCAAACGCTTCACCACCGCCAAACTCAAGAAGTTGAAAATATGAAGTCGGAATTGGAATCAGCAGAGCAAAAGGCCCTCGAATGCACCGACATAATTAGAGAAGGTAAATCGCGCATCAAGGAGTTGGAGGATCAGTTAAAGAATGCCGGTAAGATTCGGGAAACTCAGTTAAAAGCAGCCCAAGCTGAATTGGATCGTTGCAAGAAGGCGGCAGCTGCTTCACAGTCTAAATGGAAGGAACATGCAAATGATGCTGACTCGCTTAAACTAGAGTTGGAGGAACTTCGAAAATCTATTGAAACTACTGACATTCAATTAAAAG AGACTGAGATAACACTAGCCAATTTACATGAAGAAATGAAAGTGTTGAATGAAGCTCTGGCAGTTGAACAAGCTAATGTACAGGAAgtcagaaaacaaattgaCGAATTTAAGGCACGAATTTCAGCtcaaaatcaagaaatttccAAGCGAATTGCTGGTAAAGAACAGCGCGAAGCTcag GTGAGTGAAGGTGAACTGCACTTGAAGAAATTGGAACATCGGCTTTCCAAAGCAAAAGATGACGCAAAAGATTCCGAAAAGCGTGTTGACGCCATACTCGAAAAACATGCTTGGATAAACGAAGATCGACACCATTTTGGAGTAGCCGGGTCTAATTATGATTTTAACGTCATTAATGGAGCAGAATTGGGACAGCGCGTTCATAAATTGGAGGAATCCATGAAAAAGCTTGGTCGCCATGTCAACGTTCGTTCCATGACTATGTTGACACAAGCAGAGGCGCAGTATAATGACTTGATGCGGAAGAAGAGGATTGTAGAAGAGGATAAGGCGAAAATTGAAAACGCAATCCTGAAGCTggacgaaaagaagaaagaaactctTCAAGTGGCTTGGGAACAAGTGACAAAAGATTTTGGTTCTATTTTCTCTACCCTGTTACCCGGAACCAAAGCAAAGCTGCAGCCACCGGACGGTCAAACCGTGCTAGACGGTCTCGAAGTTAAAGTTGCTTTTGGCGGAGTATGGAAAGAGAGTTTATCGGAATTGAGTG CCTGTCCATTTTGCCGAAATGTCGTGCCTCGTGTGTCTTGCTGCCTGCACCCAGTCGTATGTCTCGTGCCATGCAAAagcaaaa GTCCGCTGTTGGTTACCCTGTTGCAGCCAGGTGGTGAAAGATGTGATGGAGACTAA
- the LOC124332025 gene encoding structural maintenance of chromosomes protein 2-like isoform X1 translates to MYIKSMVVDGFKSYGQRTEINGFDPMFNAITGLNGSGKSNILDAICFLLGITNLSHVRATNLQELVYKSGQAGVTKATVTVTFDNKDKKQSPIGYEHYDEVTVTRQVVIGGKNKYLINGSNVQNNRVQDFFRSVQLNVNNPHFLIMQGRITKVLNMKPPEILAMIEEAAGTRMYEAKKQQALKTIEKKEEKIKEINDILSEEVTPTLNKLREERTQYLQFQKSERELEHLNRQYVAYRFLSLEKANAQVKEEYNEILKEKTNHCATEEKLKNEIEALEKEIHTLQHQRDQVGGKELTQLEEKLRVQEKAESKAQSAVKVLKENIKAEEKRKKELKKSLDDDTAALEGKEVEESKLGETFEKLRQTEQQDSEALTAAQKRFQEISSGLLASDNGAAATLPEELMATQKNVAQAESQLKHSEMTTQHLKKELKVKTNEMKKSEVDYKKDAQNSKHLENEVKRLEAELGQVHYDEEKVTNLEQLQRSLKPEMHSLREKIESFEARFPQMAFRYTPPERQFDASTVKGVVCSLFEVPDMSYATALDITAGGRLYNIVVDSENTAKKLLERGKLQSRVTFIPLNKIEGRTIDERTTATAKRIVGKENCHTAISLIEFENHLTPAMKYIFGSSFVCKGLDEARQVTFHDQIMRKTVTLEGDVVDPGGTLTGGSRASGQSAILRVNEIKQYRNEFEAKDRQLKEAEQELRVMEQASAQYRTLKQRYDVKKHEFELLQQRLQQTLHHRQTQEVENMKSELESAEQKALECTDIIREGKSRIKELEDQLKNAGKIRETQLKAAQAELDRCKKAAAASQSKWKEHANDADSLKLELEELRKSIETTDIQLKETEITLANLHEEMKVLNEALAVEQANVQEVRKQIDEFKARISAQNQEISKRIAGKEQREAQVSEGELHLKKLEHRLSKAKDDAKDSEKRVDAILEKHAWINEDRHHFGVAGSNYDFNVINGAELGQRVHKLEESMKKLGRHVNVRSMTMLTQAEAQYNDLMRKKRIVEEDKAKIENAILKLDEKKKETLQVAWEQVTKDFGSIFSTLLPGTKAKLQPPDGQTVLDGLEVKVAFGGVWKESLSELSGGQRSLVALSLILAMLLFKPAPIYILDEVDAALDLSHTQNIGVMLKQHFKQSQFIVVSLKDGMFNNANVLFRTKFVEGMSTVSRLAQQQSNSHARPAEEEETRPKKRK, encoded by the exons atgtacatcAAATCTATGGTAGTTGATGGTTTCAAATCCTATGGCCAAAGAACTGAAATCAATGGATTTGATCCAATGTTTAATGCCATTACAGGGCTAAATGGTAGTGGTAAATCTAACATTCTGGATGCTATCTGTTTCCTTCTTGGCATCACAAATTTGAGCCATGTAAGAGCAACAAATTTGCAAGAATTAGTATATAAAAGTGGACAAGCAGGAGTCACGAAAGCCACTGTGACAGTCACCTTTGATaacaaagacaaaaaacaaagtccAATTGGCTATGAGCATTATGATGAAGTTACAGTGACTAGACAG GTTGTCATCGGTGGAAAAAACAAGTATCTCATAAATGGATCAAATGTTCAAAACAATCGTGTCCAAGATTTTTTCCGCTCTGTGCAGTTAAATGTCAACAATCCTCATTTCCTTATCATGCAAGGAAGAATTACTAAA GTTTTGAATATGAAACCCCCTGAAATATTGGCCATGATTGAGGAAGCTGCAGGGACCAGAATGTACGAAGCGAAAAAGCAACAGGCTTTGAAAACAAttgagaaaaaggaagaaaaaatcaaagaaatcaaTGACATCCTTTCAGAGGAAGTTACACCGACATTGAACAAACTTAGAGAAGAACGAACTCAGTACCTGCAGTTTCAAAAGTCCGAACGTGAATTAGAACACTTGAACCGCCAATATGTAGCTTATAGATTCCTCAGCCTTGAAAAAGCTAATGCCCAAGTAAAGGAGGAATACAATgagattttaaaagaaaagacaaatcaTTGTGCCACTgaagaaaaactcaaaaatgaaattgaggcactggaaaaagaaattcatacTCTTCAACATCAGAGAGACCAAGTTGGTGGCAAAGAACTTACACAGCTTGAAGAAAAATTGCGTGTTCAAGAAAAAGCCGAATCGAAAGCCCAATCAGCTGTTAAGGTGCTCAAGGAAAATATTAAAGctgaagaaaagaggaaaaaagagcTGAAGAAAAGTCTTGACGACGACACCGCTGCTTTAGaag GCAAGGAGGTAGAAGAGAGTAAACTAGGCgagacatttgaaaaattaaggcaAACTGAACAACAGGATAGTGAAGCTTTGACAGCTGCCCAAAAGCGCTTCCAAGAAATCAGTTCTGGTTTGTTGGCCAGTGACAATGGTGCTGCGGCCACTTTACCTGAAGAACTCATGGCCACGCAAAAGAATGTTGCTCAAGCCGAGTCGCAGTTGAAGCATTCGGAAATGACAACCCAACATCTAAAAAAAGAGCTGAAAGTTAAAACTAATGAGATGAAAAAGTCGGAGGTCGATTATAAAAAAGATGCACAAAACTCTAAGCACCTCGAGAATGAAGTTAAGAGACTGGAAGCCGAACTTGGGCAGGTTCACTATGATGAAGAGAAAGTAACTAATTTAGAGCAGTTGCAAAGAAGCTTGAAACCGGAAATGCATTCGCTGCGAGAGAAAATTGAATCATTCGAAGCTCGATTTCCTCAAATGGCCTTTCGGTACACCCCTCCTGAAAGGCAATTCGACGCATCTACTGTGAAAG GTGTGGTGTGCAGTTTATTTGAAGTTCCAGATATGTCCTACGCTACTGCTCTAGATATTACTGCTGGAGGTCGGCTATACAACATAGTAGTCGACAGCGAAAACACGGCAAAAAAGCTTCTTGAGAGAGGCAAGCTCCAGTCACGTGTCACATTTATCCCTCTCAACAAAATTGAAGGCAGAACCATCGATGAACGGACTACGGCAACTGCCAAAAGAATCGTTGGTAAAGAAAACTGCCATACCGCAATATCTTTGATTGAGTTTGAGAACCACTTGACGCCGGCAATGAAGTACATTTTTGGCAGCTCCTTTGTTTGTAAGGGTCTAGACGAAGCTCGACAAGTTACGTTTCACGATCAGATAATGCGTAAAACAGTAACTTTGGAGGGGGATGTCGTTGATCCTGGTGGTACTTTAACTGGTGGCAGTCGAGCTTCTGGCCAATCTGCTATTCTCAGAGTTAACGAAATCAAGCAGTACCGCAACGAATTTGAGGCAAAAGATCGTCAACTAAAGGAAGCGGAACAAGAACTTCGAGTTATGGAGCAGGCTTCAGCACAGTATCGCACTCTGAAACAGCGTTACGATGTGAAAAAGCACGAATTTGAATTGCTCCAGCAAAGGCTCCAGCAAACGCTTCACCACCGCCAAACTCAAGAAGTTGAAAATATGAAGTCGGAATTGGAATCAGCAGAGCAAAAGGCCCTCGAATGCACCGACATAATTAGAGAAGGTAAATCGCGCATCAAGGAGTTGGAGGATCAGTTAAAGAATGCCGGTAAGATTCGGGAAACTCAGTTAAAAGCAGCCCAAGCTGAATTGGATCGTTGCAAGAAGGCGGCAGCTGCTTCACAGTCTAAATGGAAGGAACATGCAAATGATGCTGACTCGCTTAAACTAGAGTTGGAGGAACTTCGAAAATCTATTGAAACTACTGACATTCAATTAAAAG AGACTGAGATAACACTAGCCAATTTACATGAAGAAATGAAAGTGTTGAATGAAGCTCTGGCAGTTGAACAAGCTAATGTACAGGAAgtcagaaaacaaattgaCGAATTTAAGGCACGAATTTCAGCtcaaaatcaagaaatttccAAGCGAATTGCTGGTAAAGAACAGCGCGAAGCTcag GTGAGTGAAGGTGAACTGCACTTGAAGAAATTGGAACATCGGCTTTCCAAAGCAAAAGATGACGCAAAAGATTCCGAAAAGCGTGTTGACGCCATACTCGAAAAACATGCTTGGATAAACGAAGATCGACACCATTTTGGAGTAGCCGGGTCTAATTATGATTTTAACGTCATTAATGGAGCAGAATTGGGACAGCGCGTTCATAAATTGGAGGAATCCATGAAAAAGCTTGGTCGCCATGTCAACGTTCGTTCCATGACTATGTTGACACAAGCAGAGGCGCAGTATAATGACTTGATGCGGAAGAAGAGGATTGTAGAAGAGGATAAGGCGAAAATTGAAAACGCAATCCTGAAGCTggacgaaaagaagaaagaaactctTCAAGTGGCTTGGGAACAAGTGACAAAAGATTTTGGTTCTATTTTCTCTACCCTGTTACCCGGAACCAAAGCAAAGCTGCAGCCACCGGACGGTCAAACCGTGCTAGACGGTCTCGAAGTTAAAGTTGCTTTTGGCGGAGTATGGAAAGAGAGTTTATCGGAATTGAGTGGTGGTCAGAGATCCTTAGTGGCTTTGTCGTTGATTTTGGCTATGTTATTATTCAAACCAGCGCCTATCTATATTCTTGATGAAGTAGACGCAGCCTTGGATTTGTCTCACACTCAGAATATTGGGGTGATGTTGAAGCAACATTTTAAGCAGTCGCAATTCATCGTTGTATCTCTGAAAGACGGTATGTTTAACAATGCTAATGTTCTTTTTCGCACAAAATTTGTTGAAGGTATGTCTACGGTCAGTCGATTGGCTCAGCAACAATCGAACTCTCATGCCCGCCCAGCGGAGGAAGAGGAAACTCGGCCTAAAAAACGAAAGTAG